The Streptomyces sp. DH-12 genome has a window encoding:
- the rsfS gene encoding ribosome silencing factor, which yields MTATDRSIELVNTAAQAAADKLAHDIVAYDVSDVLSITDAFLLASAPNDRQVKSIVDEIEERLSKELGAKPVRREGDREARWVLLDYVDIVVHVQHSEERVFYALERLWKDCPELDLPEEARATRGKAAEHAKLQEAGEATEPGGEWG from the coding sequence GTGACCGCAACCGACCGTTCCATCGAGCTCGTCAACACCGCCGCCCAGGCGGCCGCCGACAAGCTCGCGCACGACATCGTCGCCTACGACGTCAGTGACGTGCTGTCCATCACCGACGCATTCCTGCTGGCCTCCGCGCCGAACGACCGCCAGGTCAAGTCGATCGTCGACGAGATCGAGGAGCGGCTGAGCAAGGAGCTCGGCGCCAAGCCGGTCCGCCGCGAGGGTGACCGCGAGGCTCGCTGGGTGCTGCTCGACTACGTCGACATCGTCGTCCACGTCCAGCACAGCGAGGAGCGGGTCTTCTACGCCCTGGAGCGGCTGTGGAAGGACTGCCCCGAGCTGGACCTCCCCGAGGAGGCCAGGGCCACCCGCGGCAAGGCCGCCGAGCACGCCAAGCTCCAGGAGGCCGGGGAGGCGACGGAGCCGGGCGGTGAGTGGGGATGA
- a CDS encoding NADH-quinone oxidoreductase subunit NuoF family protein, protein MNEALPDVPEVRVVGLPQLTSGFDLVDRLDLQMHLKVHGPLEPLGGEQLAQLAERINLRGRGGAGFPFHKKLRAVAESAIKRGVRPVVVVNGSEDEPACRKDTVLINRAPHLILDGALLCAEAMGARTLVVGVTRESTQRSMEQALAERGLSNGRRSVLRARVQRNPVRMVTGAAASLIRSIDGGPAIPPGRKTSASRSGVGGAPTLLSNAETFAQLAIAARIGPERYGNTGLYDEPGTVMLTVSGAVARPMVIEVPTGVPLRYVLQLAGAPPVPQGVLTGGYHGKWIDAATVNEAIVSRNSLDAVGGSLGAGAILPISQDTCPLGESLMVAKWLAQESANQCGPCYLGLPAAARGLEDILNGGGPAAFEAVRQVAKNVKRRGACSHPDGSAMFLESTLKAFTDDIAAHALGNGCGRPVAGVLPLFEGGAAPTGVPGGEDEERNGPSRQKIFVDWTLCRGHGLCADILPEVFQLGADGFPTVAQAQVPRHAEAKALRAVRRCPALALRIEDSAPQAKAPSRNLPVLSQGRGRRALGR, encoded by the coding sequence GTGAACGAGGCCCTGCCCGACGTCCCCGAAGTCCGCGTCGTAGGGCTTCCCCAGCTCACGTCGGGTTTCGACCTTGTCGACCGGCTCGATCTGCAGATGCACCTCAAGGTGCACGGGCCGCTCGAGCCCCTGGGCGGCGAGCAGCTCGCGCAGCTCGCCGAACGCATCAACCTCAGGGGCCGCGGCGGCGCGGGCTTCCCCTTCCACAAGAAGCTGCGCGCGGTCGCCGAATCGGCGATCAAGCGCGGCGTCCGGCCGGTCGTCGTCGTCAACGGCAGCGAGGACGAACCGGCCTGCCGCAAGGACACGGTGCTCATCAACCGCGCACCCCATCTCATCCTCGACGGCGCGCTGCTGTGCGCCGAGGCCATGGGCGCCCGCACGCTCGTGGTGGGGGTCACCCGTGAGTCCACCCAGCGCTCGATGGAACAGGCGCTCGCCGAGCGCGGCCTGAGCAACGGCCGCCGCTCGGTGCTGCGCGCCCGTGTGCAGCGCAACCCGGTGCGCATGGTGACGGGAGCCGCGGCCTCCCTGATCCGCTCCATCGACGGCGGCCCGGCGATCCCCCCGGGCCGCAAGACCAGCGCCTCCAGGAGCGGCGTGGGCGGCGCGCCCACGCTGCTGTCCAACGCCGAGACGTTCGCCCAGCTCGCCATCGCCGCCCGCATCGGCCCGGAGCGCTACGGCAACACCGGCCTGTACGACGAGCCGGGCACCGTGATGCTCACGGTGTCCGGGGCGGTGGCCCGCCCGATGGTGATCGAGGTGCCGACCGGCGTGCCGCTGCGCTACGTGCTCCAGCTGGCCGGCGCCCCGCCGGTCCCGCAGGGCGTGCTGACGGGCGGCTACCACGGCAAGTGGATCGACGCGGCGACCGTGAACGAGGCGATCGTCTCCCGCAACTCGCTGGACGCGGTGGGCGGTTCGCTGGGCGCGGGCGCCATCCTGCCGATCAGTCAGGACACCTGCCCGCTGGGCGAGTCACTGATGGTGGCCAAGTGGCTGGCGCAGGAGAGCGCCAACCAGTGCGGCCCCTGCTACCTGGGGCTCCCGGCCGCCGCGCGCGGCCTGGAGGACATCCTCAACGGCGGCGGCCCGGCCGCGTTCGAGGCGGTCAGGCAGGTCGCCAAGAACGTGAAGCGGCGCGGCGCCTGTTCGCACCCGGACGGCTCCGCGATGTTCCTGGAGTCCACCCTCAAGGCGTTCACCGACGACATCGCGGCCCATGCCCTCGGCAACGGCTGCGGACGGCCCGTGGCGGGCGTGCTGCCGCTCTTCGAGGGGGGCGCGGCCCCGACGGGCGTCCCGGGCGGCGAGGACGAGGAGAGGAACGGCCCCAGCCGTCAGAAGATCTTCGTCGACTGGACGCTGTGCCGGGGCCACGGACTGTGCGCGGACATCCTCCCGGAGGTGTTCCAGCTCGGCGCGGACGGCTTCCCCACGGTGGCTCAGGCTCAGGTGCCGCGTCACGCCGAGGCGAAGGCGCTGCGCGCGGTGCGCCGCTGCCCGGCGCTGGCCCTGCGCATCGAGGACTCGGCCCCGCAGGCGAAGGCGCCGTCCCGGAACCTCCCGGTGCTCTCCCAGGGACGCGGCAGGCGCGCCCTGGGGCGCTGA
- a CDS encoding histidine phosphatase family protein: MSATGEVGGSAGRGRRIILWRHGQTLWNVERRFQGSTDVELTETGVAQARRAARLLAGLRPDAIIASDLKRAAATAAELAALTGLDVVHDEALRETYAGVWQGLTHDEIIARHGDEYAAWKRGEPVRRGGGELETEVADRAAPVVLRHAEKLPEDGTLVVVSHGGTIRTTIGRLLGLDARSWESLGGLTNCCWSVLGEGARGWRLLEHNAGSLPEPVLGDDD, translated from the coding sequence ATGAGCGCCACCGGTGAGGTGGGCGGCTCCGCCGGCCGGGGCCGCCGCATCATCCTCTGGCGGCACGGCCAGACCCTGTGGAACGTGGAGCGCCGCTTCCAGGGCTCCACGGACGTCGAGCTGACCGAGACCGGCGTCGCCCAGGCCCGCCGGGCCGCCCGCCTGCTGGCGGGCCTCAGGCCCGACGCGATCATCGCCTCCGACCTGAAGCGGGCCGCCGCCACCGCCGCCGAGCTGGCCGCGCTCACCGGCCTGGACGTCGTCCACGACGAGGCCCTGCGGGAGACCTACGCGGGCGTCTGGCAGGGCCTGACGCACGACGAGATCATCGCCCGCCACGGCGACGAGTACGCCGCGTGGAAGCGCGGCGAGCCGGTCCGCCGGGGCGGCGGCGAACTGGAGACCGAGGTCGCCGACCGCGCCGCCCCCGTGGTGCTGCGGCACGCCGAGAAGCTCCCGGAGGACGGCACACTCGTGGTCGTCAGCCACGGCGGGACCATCCGCACCACCATCGGCCGGCTGCTCGGCCTCGACGCGCGCAGCTGGGAGAGCCTGGGCGGTCTCACCAACTGCTGCTGGTCCGTCCTCGGCGAGGGCGCCCGGGGCTGGCGGCTGCTGGAGCACAACGCCGGCAGCCTGCCGGAGCCGGTGCTCGGCGACGACGACTGA